A region from the Pseudomonas cucumis genome encodes:
- a CDS encoding TonB-dependent receptor, giving the protein MSRQQLQLTVSSTRLLASAIGVAITAGSAGHMVFAAEKTNEKAPNNAISLDATSVVGEQDDTSYKTDTSASKKYTAPLRETPKSVTVIPQQVIRDTGATSLVDALRTTPGITFGAGEGGNPAGDRPIIRGFNAESDTFVDGMRDPASQSREIFNVESIEVSKGPGSAFTGAGSTGGSLNLVSKTAKLGNTYNGGFTWGSDQTKRTTLDLNQQMTDTSALRLNLMKHEANVAGRDTVDVSRWGVAPSFAFGLGTDTRLTVGYYHVETDDMPDYGIPLTLSPNRSKHNVDKPVNVDRDNFYGLTGRDYRETSNDSGTIKIEHDLNDNLTVSNSFRMSRSTLDYIVSNPDDSKGNVVNGNVYRGAKTRNSTSSGWINQTDLSAKFNTGSIEHNLVTGLEFAYQDTHNRPYLLTSTASGTRCNRALFNSGDCTSLYNPTPGDNWNGTITDSKAFTDTNTKTAAAYVFDTLKFNEQWSLNLGLRYDNYEVESSGFANASSTAPAGSFSRQNTSDLVNYQIGVVYNPLPNGSIYAAYSTSSNPAGETSGNGGLELAANNSRLDPEKNRNYEIGTKWDFFGDDLSLTAALFRTEKTNARINDPDGGTTQVLDGEQQVNGLELSYAGKLTRNWRVFGGYTYMDSEVVKTTLAADEGNHMPSTPQNNFTFWSTYDLVPDKLTVGAGATYVDSQFGNVANSVEIPSYWRYDAMASYRLSKNVDLQLNVQNLTDKRYFDQILQNHYAHVAAGRTALLSANFHF; this is encoded by the coding sequence ATGTCACGCCAACAACTACAATTAACGGTCAGTTCAACGCGTTTACTCGCGTCTGCAATTGGCGTGGCGATCACTGCCGGCTCTGCGGGTCACATGGTTTTCGCGGCCGAGAAGACCAACGAAAAAGCACCGAACAATGCGATTTCCCTGGACGCGACCAGCGTTGTGGGTGAGCAGGATGACACCTCCTACAAGACCGATACGTCGGCCTCCAAGAAGTACACCGCGCCACTGCGCGAGACGCCGAAAAGCGTCACCGTGATCCCGCAACAAGTGATTCGCGACACCGGCGCCACCAGCCTGGTCGACGCCCTGCGCACCACTCCGGGCATCACCTTCGGTGCCGGCGAGGGCGGTAACCCGGCCGGCGATCGTCCGATCATTCGCGGCTTCAACGCCGAAAGCGACACGTTCGTCGACGGCATGCGCGACCCTGCGTCCCAGAGCCGCGAGATCTTCAACGTTGAATCGATCGAAGTCAGCAAGGGCCCGGGTTCAGCCTTCACCGGCGCCGGTTCCACCGGTGGCAGCCTGAACCTGGTGAGCAAGACCGCCAAGCTGGGCAATACCTATAACGGCGGTTTCACCTGGGGCTCGGATCAGACCAAGCGCACCACCCTTGATCTGAACCAGCAGATGACCGACACCTCGGCCTTGCGCTTGAACCTGATGAAGCACGAAGCCAACGTCGCCGGCCGGGATACCGTGGACGTCAGTCGCTGGGGTGTGGCGCCGTCCTTCGCCTTCGGCCTGGGCACCGACACCCGCCTGACCGTCGGCTACTACCACGTCGAAACCGACGACATGCCCGACTACGGCATCCCGTTGACCTTGAGCCCCAACCGCAGCAAGCACAACGTCGATAAACCTGTGAATGTCGATCGCGACAACTTCTACGGCCTAACCGGTCGTGACTATCGCGAGACCAGCAACGACAGCGGCACCATCAAGATCGAGCACGACCTGAACGATAACCTGACCGTGTCGAACAGCTTCCGCATGTCCCGTTCGACCCTGGACTACATCGTCAGCAACCCGGACGACAGCAAGGGCAACGTGGTCAATGGCAACGTGTACCGGGGCGCGAAGACCCGTAACTCGACGTCCAGCGGCTGGATCAACCAGACCGACCTGAGCGCCAAGTTCAACACCGGCTCCATCGAGCACAATCTGGTGACCGGCCTGGAGTTTGCCTATCAGGACACCCACAACCGCCCGTACCTCCTGACCTCCACCGCCAGCGGCACTCGATGCAACCGCGCCCTGTTCAACTCCGGCGACTGCACCAGCCTGTACAACCCGACACCTGGGGATAACTGGAACGGCACGATCACCGACAGCAAAGCCTTCACTGACACCAACACCAAGACCGCCGCAGCCTACGTGTTCGACACCCTGAAGTTCAACGAACAATGGTCCCTGAACCTGGGCCTGCGTTATGACAACTACGAGGTCGAATCCAGCGGCTTCGCCAACGCTAGCAGCACAGCTCCAGCGGGCAGTTTCTCCCGTCAGAACACCAGCGACCTGGTGAACTACCAGATCGGTGTGGTCTACAACCCGTTGCCTAACGGCAGCATCTACGCGGCGTACTCGACCTCCAGCAATCCGGCTGGCGAAACCAGCGGCAACGGTGGCCTGGAACTGGCAGCGAACAACAGCCGTCTGGACCCGGAAAAGAATCGCAACTACGAAATCGGCACCAAGTGGGACTTCTTCGGTGACGATCTGTCGCTGACCGCCGCGCTGTTCCGCACCGAGAAAACCAACGCGCGGATCAACGATCCGGACGGCGGCACTACGCAAGTGCTGGACGGCGAACAGCAGGTCAATGGCCTGGAGCTGAGCTACGCCGGCAAGCTGACCCGTAACTGGAGAGTCTTCGGTGGCTACACCTACATGGACAGCGAAGTGGTCAAAACCACCCTCGCCGCCGATGAAGGCAACCACATGCCAAGCACTCCACAGAACAACTTCACGTTCTGGTCGACCTACGATCTGGTGCCGGACAAGTTGACCGTCGGTGCCGGCGCGACCTACGTCGATTCCCAGTTCGGCAACGTCGCCAACTCGGTGGAGATCCCGTCCTACTGGCGTTACGACGCGATGGCCAGCTACCGCCTGAGCAAGAACGTCGACCTGCAACTCAACGTACAGAACCTGACCGACAAGCGTTACTTCGACCAGATACTCCAGAACCACTACGCCCACGTGGCGGCGGGCCGTACCGCCTTACTGAGTGCCAACTTCCACTTCTGA
- a CDS encoding osmoprotectant ABC transporter ATP-binding protein OsmV translates to MIELQNLSKTFQSNGKDVKAVDSVSLTVNEGEICVFLGPSGCGKSTTLKMINRLIKPTSGKILINGEDTTDLDAVTLRRNIGYVIQQIGLFPNMTIEENITIVPRLLGWDKQKCHDRARELMSMIKLEPKQYLTRYPRELSGGQQQRIGVIRALAADAPLLLMDEPFGAVDPINREMIQNEFFEMQRALNKTVIMVSHDIDEAIKLGDKIAIFRAGKLLQIDHPDTLLAHPADDFVSNFVGQDSTLKRLLLVKAEDAADNAPSVSPGTPVAEALELMDELDRRYVVVTCAENKALGYVRRRDLHRQSGTCAQYLREFNATAAYDEHLRILLSRMYEFNRSWLPVMDAERVFLGEVTQESIAEYLSSGKSRGGKTSIVSPAEAVLA, encoded by the coding sequence ATGATCGAACTTCAAAACCTCAGCAAGACCTTCCAAAGCAACGGCAAAGATGTGAAAGCCGTGGACTCGGTAAGCCTGACCGTCAATGAAGGCGAGATCTGCGTGTTCCTGGGGCCATCGGGCTGCGGCAAAAGCACCACGCTGAAGATGATCAACCGCCTGATCAAGCCAACCTCTGGCAAGATCCTGATTAACGGCGAAGACACCACCGACCTCGACGCCGTGACCCTGCGCCGCAACATCGGTTATGTGATCCAGCAGATCGGTCTGTTCCCGAACATGACCATCGAGGAAAACATCACCATCGTTCCGCGCCTGCTCGGCTGGGACAAACAGAAATGCCACGACCGCGCCCGCGAGTTGATGAGCATGATCAAGCTTGAACCCAAGCAGTATCTGACTCGCTATCCGCGTGAATTGTCCGGTGGTCAGCAGCAGCGGATCGGCGTGATTCGCGCGCTGGCGGCGGATGCGCCATTGCTGTTGATGGACGAACCGTTTGGCGCGGTCGACCCGATCAACCGCGAGATGATCCAGAACGAATTCTTCGAGATGCAACGGGCGCTGAACAAGACCGTGATCATGGTCAGCCACGACATCGACGAGGCGATCAAGCTCGGCGACAAGATCGCGATTTTCCGCGCGGGCAAGCTGCTGCAAATCGACCATCCGGATACGCTGCTGGCCCACCCGGCGGACGACTTTGTCAGCAACTTCGTCGGCCAGGACAGCACCCTCAAGCGCCTGTTGCTGGTGAAAGCCGAAGACGCGGCGGACAACGCGCCCTCGGTGAGCCCGGGAACTCCGGTGGCCGAAGCACTGGAATTGATGGACGAACTGGACCGTCGCTACGTGGTGGTGACCTGTGCCGAGAACAAGGCCTTGGGCTACGTGCGCCGTCGCGACCTGCACCGTCAGAGCGGCACCTGCGCGCAATACCTGCGCGAGTTCAACGCCACGGCGGCGTATGACGAGCATTTGCGCATCCTGTTGTCGCGGATGTATGAGTTCAACCGCTCGTGGCTGCCGGTGATGGATGCCGAGCGGGTGTTCCTGGGGGAAGTGACTCAGGAATCGATTGCCGAGTATTTGAGCTCTGGTAAGTCTCGTGGGGGCAAGACCAGCATTGTTTCGCCAGCGGAAGCTGTGTTGGCCTGA
- a CDS encoding type III PLP-dependent enzyme: protein MSINVEDYFARDTFQKMKAFADKQETPFVVIDTAMISQAYDDLRAGFEFAKVYYAVKANPAVEIIDLLKEKGSNFDIASIYELDKVMNQGVGPDRISYGNTIKKSKDIRYFYDKGVRLYATDSEADLRNIAKAAPGSKVYVRILTEGSTTADWPLSRKFGCQTDMAMDLLILARDLGLVPYGISFHVGSQQRDISVWDAAIAKVKVIFERLKEEDGIHLKLINMGGGFPANYITRTNSLETYAEEIIRFLKEDFGDELPEIILEPGRSLIANAGILVSEVVLVARKSRTAVERWVYTDVGKFSGLIETMDEAIKFPIWTEKKGEMEEVVIAGPTCDSADIMYENYKYGLPLNLAIGDRLYWLSTGAYTTSYSAVEFNGFPPLKSFYV from the coding sequence ATGTCGATCAACGTCGAAGACTATTTCGCGCGCGATACCTTCCAGAAAATGAAGGCTTTCGCCGACAAACAAGAAACCCCGTTCGTGGTGATCGACACCGCGATGATCAGCCAGGCCTATGACGACCTGCGCGCCGGTTTCGAATTCGCCAAGGTCTACTACGCCGTCAAGGCCAACCCGGCCGTTGAAATCATCGACCTGCTCAAAGAGAAAGGCTCGAACTTCGACATCGCCTCGATCTACGAGCTCGATAAAGTGATGAACCAGGGCGTCGGCCCGGATCGCATCAGCTACGGCAACACCATCAAGAAATCCAAAGACATTCGCTACTTCTACGACAAGGGCGTGCGTCTGTATGCCACCGACTCCGAAGCCGACCTGCGCAACATCGCCAAGGCGGCTCCGGGCTCGAAAGTCTACGTGCGCATCCTGACCGAAGGCTCGACCACCGCCGACTGGCCACTGTCGCGTAAATTCGGCTGCCAGACCGACATGGCCATGGACCTGCTGATCCTCGCCCGCGACTTGGGCCTGGTGCCGTACGGCATCTCCTTCCACGTCGGCTCGCAGCAGCGCGACATCAGCGTCTGGGACGCGGCGATCGCCAAGGTCAAAGTGATCTTCGAGCGCCTGAAAGAAGAAGACGGTATCCACCTGAAGCTGATCAACATGGGCGGTGGCTTCCCGGCCAACTACATCACCCGCACCAACAGCCTGGAAACCTACGCTGAAGAAATCATCCGCTTCCTCAAGGAAGACTTCGGCGACGAGCTGCCGGAAATCATCCTGGAGCCGGGCCGTTCGCTGATCGCCAACGCCGGCATTCTGGTCAGTGAAGTGGTGTTGGTTGCACGTAAATCCCGTACCGCCGTCGAGCGATGGGTGTACACCGATGTGGGCAAGTTCTCCGGCCTGATCGAAACCATGGACGAAGCCATCAAGTTCCCGATCTGGACCGAGAAGAAAGGCGAGATGGAAGAAGTGGTCATCGCCGGCCCGACCTGCGACAGCGCCGACATCATGTACGAGAACTACAAGTACGGTCTGCCGCTGAACCTGGCGATCGGTGACCGTTTGTACTGGTTGTCGACTGGTGCTTACACCACTAGCTACAGCGCTGTTGAATTCAATGGCTTCCCGCCGTTGAAGTCGTTCTACGTGTAA
- a CDS encoding Fe2+-dependent dioxygenase gives MLLHIPGVFAKEEVQRIREALVQTDWADGKITAGYQSAKAKHNLQLPEGHPLAKEIGAAMLERLWENPQFMSAALPHKVFPPLLNCYTAGGSFDFHIDNAVRQPKGSIERVRTDLSATLFFSEPEDYDGGELEIQDTFGTQRVKLPAGDMVLYPGTSLHKVNAVTRGTRYASFFWTQSLVREDSQRALLFEMDGAIQQLTQDMPDHPSLIRLTGTYHNLLRRWVEV, from the coding sequence ATGTTGCTGCACATTCCCGGCGTGTTCGCGAAAGAAGAAGTGCAGCGCATTCGCGAGGCCCTGGTGCAGACGGATTGGGCCGACGGCAAGATCACCGCCGGTTACCAGTCGGCCAAGGCCAAGCACAACCTGCAACTGCCGGAAGGGCATCCGTTGGCCAAGGAAATCGGCGCGGCGATGCTCGAACGGTTGTGGGAAAATCCACAGTTCATGTCGGCGGCATTACCGCACAAGGTCTTCCCTCCGTTACTGAACTGTTACACCGCCGGTGGCAGTTTCGACTTTCACATCGACAACGCCGTGCGTCAGCCCAAGGGCAGCATTGAGCGAGTGCGCACCGACCTGTCGGCGACGCTGTTCTTCAGTGAACCGGAGGACTACGACGGCGGCGAACTGGAAATCCAGGACACCTTTGGCACTCAGCGCGTGAAATTGCCGGCCGGCGACATGGTCCTGTATCCCGGCACCAGCCTGCACAAGGTCAACGCTGTTACGCGCGGCACCCGTTACGCCTCGTTTTTCTGGACCCAAAGCCTGGTGCGTGAAGACAGCCAACGCGCCTTGCTGTTCGAAATGGACGGAGCGATTCAGCAGCTGACCCAGGACATGCCCGACCATCCTTCATTGATCCGCCTCACCGGCACCTATCACAACCTGCTGCGTCGCTGGGTCGAGGTGTAA
- a CDS encoding tetratricopeptide repeat protein translates to MLEESPARAAQAILIAAREGVLDAQALLGQILLDGRGIAQDQALAVRWFGIAAEQGHLMARNMLGRCHEHGWGCTADASIAAGHYRVAAEAGLDWAMYNYANLLATGRGVIEDQVQALSLYRQAAELGHAKSMNLLGRYLEEGRVCPADPQAARDWYRRSAVGGDFRGQFSYAAVLADEGKIDEALGWLHKALDGGNLNFLRVASQTLSTSTDPRIHGLVTEYQQRARELTPR, encoded by the coding sequence ATGCTCGAAGAAAGCCCGGCGCGAGCGGCTCAGGCGATCCTGATCGCCGCCCGTGAAGGCGTGCTGGATGCTCAGGCGTTGCTCGGGCAGATCTTGCTGGACGGCCGGGGTATCGCTCAGGATCAAGCGCTGGCCGTGCGTTGGTTCGGGATCGCTGCCGAACAAGGTCATCTGATGGCGCGCAACATGCTCGGCCGTTGCCATGAACATGGCTGGGGTTGCACCGCCGATGCTTCGATAGCCGCGGGGCACTATCGTGTTGCCGCTGAAGCAGGGCTGGACTGGGCGATGTACAACTACGCCAATCTGCTGGCTACTGGTCGTGGGGTGATCGAGGATCAGGTGCAAGCGCTGAGTCTGTATCGGCAAGCAGCTGAATTGGGCCACGCGAAGTCGATGAACCTGCTAGGGCGTTATCTGGAAGAAGGCCGGGTTTGCCCGGCAGATCCGCAAGCAGCCCGTGACTGGTATCGACGCTCGGCGGTCGGCGGGGATTTTCGTGGGCAGTTCAGTTATGCAGCGGTGTTGGCGGATGAAGGCAAGATCGACGAGGCGCTAGGTTGGCTGCACAAGGCACTGGACGGCGGGAATCTGAATTTCTTGCGGGTGGCGAGTCAGACGTTATCGACGTCGACTGATCCAAGGATTCATGGGCTGGTCACCGAGTATCAACAGCGTGCTCGGGAGCTTACCCCGAGATAG
- a CDS encoding sulfite reductase flavoprotein subunit alpha — protein MLKKSLFQLHWFFGISAGLVLALMGITGAAVSFQDEILRALNPSVLHVEKQIAGVLPPAELVEKIEGASGKTVSMLWVETDSGNAARVIFTAPPGERRGPMRYFDPYTGEFMGNVTGQDFFGLMLQLHRILAMGDIGRQITGACTLILVFFCLSGLYLRWPRQWKSWRAWLTLDWNKKGRSFNWDLHSVAGTWCLVFYLLAALTGLTWSYEWYNKGLTRLLSDSPQNERVRNRGPAPSGPAPSADYAAIWSSIYSAAGPGLSSYNVRMPPVAGQPATVFYLLKNSPHDQARNQLTLDPATGIVSRHDRYSDKSLKAQLLTSVYALHVGSYFGIIGRIMVTIAALAMPLFFITGWLLYLDRRRKKRQIKDARKGLAQPGSDAPAWLIGFASQSGFAEQLAWQTAGQLQAAGLPVKVQPLANVSEQDLQDSSNALFVVSTFGDGEAPDSARGFERKVLGRALSFDSLNYAVLGLGDRQYQHFCGFARRLHTWLGEHGGKTLFAPVEVDSGDPYALRHWQQQLGLLTGQAPVDTWQAPSYDNWTLTRRERMNPDSSGSPVYLLGLSAPTTSSWLAGDLVEVLPRNCPWAIEHFLDGLGIDGRATVALDGLSHTLDQALASRQLPENRAHLVGLHAQALADALVPLAMREYSIASIAADGVLELIVRQELHPDGSLGVGSGWLTEHAPVGSSISLRVRRNSGFHLPNEPVPMILLGNGTGLAGLRSLLKARIADGQQRHWLLFGERNREHDYLCRAELEEWLINGDLARLDLAFSRDQAEKIYVQDRLRESAGELKKWLADGAVIYICGSLQGMASGVDQVLNDVLGAAEVERLIEQGRYRRDVY, from the coding sequence GTGTTGAAGAAATCCCTGTTCCAGTTGCACTGGTTTTTCGGCATCAGCGCCGGACTGGTCCTGGCCCTGATGGGCATCACCGGGGCGGCAGTATCGTTCCAGGATGAAATCCTGCGGGCGTTGAACCCCTCTGTGCTGCACGTTGAGAAGCAGATTGCCGGCGTACTGCCACCTGCCGAGCTGGTAGAAAAAATCGAAGGTGCTTCAGGCAAGACAGTCTCGATGCTCTGGGTCGAGACCGACAGCGGCAACGCCGCGCGGGTGATCTTCACGGCGCCCCCCGGTGAACGTCGCGGGCCGATGCGTTACTTCGACCCATACACCGGCGAGTTCATGGGCAACGTCACGGGCCAGGATTTCTTTGGCCTGATGCTGCAACTGCACCGGATCCTGGCCATGGGCGACATCGGTCGGCAGATTACCGGCGCCTGTACGCTGATTCTGGTGTTCTTCTGCCTGTCCGGCCTGTACCTGCGCTGGCCCCGTCAGTGGAAAAGCTGGCGCGCCTGGCTGACCCTGGACTGGAATAAAAAGGGCCGCAGTTTCAATTGGGATCTGCATTCGGTGGCCGGTACCTGGTGCCTGGTGTTCTATCTTTTGGCGGCGCTGACCGGGCTGACCTGGTCGTACGAGTGGTACAACAAGGGCCTGACGCGGCTGCTTTCCGATTCGCCGCAAAACGAACGAGTGCGCAATCGCGGCCCTGCGCCAAGCGGCCCGGCCCCCTCCGCCGATTACGCCGCGATATGGAGCAGCATCTACAGCGCCGCCGGCCCTGGGCTTTCGTCCTACAACGTTCGTATGCCACCGGTGGCCGGGCAACCGGCAACGGTGTTCTACCTGCTGAAGAATTCCCCCCACGACCAGGCACGGAACCAGCTCACCCTCGATCCGGCAACCGGCATCGTCAGCCGCCATGACCGCTATAGCGACAAGAGCCTCAAGGCGCAACTGCTAACCAGTGTCTACGCGCTGCACGTCGGCAGTTATTTCGGGATTATCGGGCGGATAATGGTGACGATCGCCGCGCTGGCCATGCCGCTGTTTTTCATCACTGGCTGGTTGCTGTACCTGGACCGTCGACGCAAGAAACGTCAGATCAAGGACGCCCGCAAAGGCCTCGCGCAACCGGGCAGTGACGCGCCGGCATGGCTGATCGGCTTCGCCAGTCAGAGCGGATTCGCGGAACAACTGGCCTGGCAGACCGCCGGGCAATTGCAGGCCGCCGGGTTGCCGGTGAAGGTCCAACCGTTGGCCAATGTCAGCGAACAGGACCTGCAGGATTCCAGCAACGCATTGTTTGTGGTCAGCACCTTCGGCGACGGTGAAGCACCGGACAGCGCCCGAGGATTCGAACGCAAAGTGCTGGGTCGTGCACTGAGTTTCGACAGCCTTAACTATGCCGTGCTCGGCCTCGGTGACCGCCAGTATCAACACTTCTGCGGCTTCGCCCGCCGCTTGCACACCTGGCTGGGCGAGCACGGCGGCAAGACCTTGTTCGCCCCGGTGGAAGTCGACAGCGGCGACCCTTACGCCTTGCGTCACTGGCAACAGCAACTCGGCCTGCTGACGGGTCAGGCGCCGGTGGATACCTGGCAAGCACCAAGCTACGACAACTGGACCCTGACCCGCCGCGAACGGATGAACCCGGACAGCAGCGGTTCGCCCGTGTATTTGCTCGGCCTCAGCGCCCCCACCACCAGCAGCTGGCTGGCCGGTGATCTGGTGGAAGTGCTGCCGCGCAATTGTCCGTGGGCCATCGAGCATTTCCTCGACGGCCTGGGGATCGACGGTCGCGCCACGGTAGCGCTCGATGGCCTGTCGCACACTCTGGACCAAGCCCTGGCCAGCCGCCAATTGCCCGAGAACCGCGCCCATCTGGTCGGCCTGCACGCGCAAGCGCTGGCGGATGCTTTGGTGCCATTGGCCATGCGCGAATACTCCATCGCCTCGATCGCCGCCGACGGTGTGCTGGAGTTGATCGTGCGTCAGGAACTGCATCCCGACGGCAGCCTGGGCGTCGGTTCCGGCTGGTTGACCGAACACGCGCCCGTGGGTAGCAGCATCAGTTTGCGGGTACGACGCAACAGTGGTTTCCATCTACCGAACGAACCGGTGCCGATGATCCTGTTGGGCAACGGCACCGGGCTGGCCGGGCTGCGCAGTTTGCTCAAGGCACGGATTGCCGACGGGCAGCAGCGTCACTGGCTGCTGTTCGGTGAGCGTAATCGCGAGCACGATTATTTGTGCCGCGCGGAACTGGAAGAGTGGTTGATCAATGGTGATCTGGCGCGGCTGGATCTGGCATTCTCCCGGGATCAGGCCGAGAAGATCTATGTGCAGGATCGCCTGCGCGAATCTGCCGGTGAATTGAAGAAATGGTTGGCCGATGGCGCCGTGATTTACATCTGCGGCAGCTTGCAAGGGATGGCTTCAGGCGTGGATCAAGTGCTCAACGATGTGCTCGGCGCAGCTGAAGTCGAGCGCTTGATCGAACAAGGCCGCTACCGCCGCGACGTCTACTAA
- a CDS encoding glycine betaine ABC transporter substrate-binding protein yields MKKLSFLLGCVLLFAGFAQAAEKPVIRIGARVFTEQTLLAEITSQYLRTKGYDTQVTGGLGSNLARSAHESGQLDLMWEYTGVSLVAYNHATDKLDSAQSYARVKELDAKKGLVWLTPSKFSNTYALALPENTAKAYPQINTMSELNTVLQAEAKANHLVALDTEFANRSDGLDGMVDLYGMNLTRNNIRQMDAGLVYTALRNGQVFAGLVYTTDGRLNAFKLKLLEDDKHYFPDYTAAPVVRQVYLDAHPKLAEELKPLAELFDDATMRQLNARVDVDHESPSSVAADFLRQHPIN; encoded by the coding sequence ATGAAGAAATTAAGCTTTTTACTAGGCTGCGTTCTGCTGTTCGCAGGATTTGCCCAAGCCGCTGAAAAACCGGTGATCCGCATCGGCGCCCGGGTGTTCACCGAACAAACCCTGCTGGCGGAAATCACTTCCCAATACCTGCGCACCAAGGGTTACGACACCCAGGTGACCGGCGGCCTGGGCAGCAACCTGGCCCGCAGCGCCCACGAAAGTGGCCAGCTGGATTTGATGTGGGAATACACCGGTGTCTCGCTGGTGGCTTACAACCACGCCACCGACAAGCTCGACAGCGCTCAGTCCTACGCCCGGGTGAAAGAACTCGACGCGAAAAAAGGTCTGGTCTGGCTCACGCCGTCGAAGTTCAGCAACACCTACGCCCTGGCCCTGCCGGAAAACACCGCGAAGGCTTATCCACAGATCAACACCATGAGCGAGCTGAACACGGTGCTGCAGGCTGAGGCGAAGGCCAATCACCTCGTCGCCCTGGACACCGAGTTCGCCAATCGCTCCGACGGTCTGGACGGCATGGTTGATCTCTACGGCATGAACCTGACCCGCAACAACATCCGCCAGATGGATGCCGGGTTGGTCTACACCGCGCTGCGCAATGGCCAGGTGTTCGCCGGTCTGGTCTACACCACCGACGGTCGCCTGAACGCCTTCAAGCTCAAGTTGCTGGAAGACGACAAGCACTACTTCCCGGACTACACCGCCGCGCCGGTGGTGCGTCAGGTTTACCTCGACGCCCACCCGAAACTCGCCGAAGAGCTCAAGCCGCTGGCCGAACTGTTCGACGACGCCACCATGCGTCAGCTCAACGCGCGGGTCGATGTCGATCACGAAAGTCCTTCATCCGTTGCTGCAGATTTCCTGCGCCAGCACCCCATCAACTGA
- a CDS encoding ABC transporter permease, whose amino-acid sequence MEFLNAFSHLDWPQVLHLTWQHITLVGIAVTLAILVGVPLGILMTRFPTLAGPLQASATVLLTVPSIALFGLLLPFYSKFGQGLGPMPAITAVFLYSLLPIMRNTYLALTGVEPGIREAARGIGMTFGQRLRMVELPIAVPVILAGVRTAVVMNIGVMTIAATIGAGGLGVLILASISRSDMSMLIVGAVLVSLLAIFADLLLQWLQRTLTPKGLLK is encoded by the coding sequence ATGGAATTTTTGAACGCCTTTTCCCATCTCGATTGGCCACAGGTTTTGCACCTGACCTGGCAGCACATCACCCTGGTCGGCATCGCCGTGACCCTGGCGATTCTGGTCGGCGTGCCGCTGGGCATCCTGATGACCCGCTTCCCGACACTGGCCGGCCCGTTGCAAGCCAGCGCTACGGTGTTGCTGACCGTGCCATCGATTGCGCTGTTCGGTCTGCTGCTGCCGTTCTACTCGAAATTCGGCCAGGGCCTCGGCCCGATGCCGGCGATCACCGCAGTGTTTCTGTACTCGTTGCTGCCGATCATGCGTAACACCTACCTGGCGCTGACCGGCGTCGAACCGGGTATTCGCGAAGCGGCGCGCGGCATCGGCATGACCTTCGGCCAGCGCCTGCGCATGGTCGAACTGCCGATTGCCGTGCCGGTGATCCTCGCCGGCGTGCGCACCGCCGTGGTCATGAACATCGGCGTGATGACCATCGCCGCGACCATTGGCGCCGGTGGCCTCGGTGTACTCATTCTCGCTTCCATCAGCCGCAGCGACATGTCGATGCTGATCGTCGGCGCCGTGCTGGTCAGTCTCCTGGCCATCTTCGCCGACCTGCTCCTGCAATGGCTGCAACGCACGCTGACTCCAAAAGGACTGCTCAAATGA
- a CDS encoding ABC transporter permease, whose protein sequence is MAIRYGKGLIGGAVVVALLALLVHWIGINTIEQYRDDLLFYLQAHLILVLVSMLAALVVGIPAGIFLSRPTMVGRAERFMQIFNIGNTVPPLAVLAIALGILGIGSGPAIFALFLASLLPIVRNTYEGLKNVQGSLKEAAVGIGMTPTQVLWRVELPNAVPIIIGGVRVALAINVGTAPLAFLIGANSLGSLIFPGIALNNQPQLLLGAACTALLALLLDGLVTLASRLWLERGLRPS, encoded by the coding sequence GTGGCTATTCGCTATGGCAAAGGGCTGATAGGAGGTGCGGTTGTCGTCGCCCTTCTGGCCCTGCTGGTCCACTGGATTGGCATCAACACGATCGAACAGTACCGCGACGATTTGTTGTTTTACCTGCAAGCTCATCTGATTCTCGTCCTCGTTTCCATGCTGGCCGCTCTTGTAGTGGGCATACCCGCCGGCATCTTCCTCAGCCGCCCAACCATGGTTGGACGCGCCGAACGCTTCATGCAGATCTTCAACATCGGCAACACTGTGCCGCCTCTCGCCGTACTGGCCATCGCCCTGGGTATCCTCGGCATCGGCAGTGGCCCGGCGATCTTCGCCTTGTTCCTCGCCTCACTGTTGCCGATTGTGCGCAACACCTACGAAGGGCTGAAAAACGTCCAGGGTTCACTCAAGGAAGCGGCCGTTGGCATCGGCATGACACCGACTCAGGTGCTATGGCGGGTCGAACTGCCGAACGCCGTGCCGATCATTATTGGCGGCGTGCGCGTGGCGCTGGCGATCAATGTCGGCACCGCACCGCTGGCGTTCCTGATTGGCGCCAACAGCCTGGGCAGCCTGATTTTCCCCGGCATCGCCCTGAACAATCAGCCGCAACTGCTGCTCGGCGCGGCCTGCACCGCCCTGTTGGCCTTGCTGCTCGACGGCCTGGTGACACTCGCCAGCCGCCTCTGGCTCGAACGCGGCTTGCGCCCGTCTTAA